A portion of the Drosophila sechellia strain sech25 chromosome 2R, ASM438219v1, whole genome shotgun sequence genome contains these proteins:
- the LOC6615539 gene encoding uncharacterized protein LOC6615539, translating into MNSIVIFILLLFFGITLGAPFPNDLCGEMAEPNNSVTIKTEEFLLENENITFGLHNIPHFIKHLIANVDREIPGKRNPNTYSKNSQNSKNSSEMDYVQTMRFLIETTGRWIGLLS; encoded by the exons ATGAACTCAATAGTGATTTTTATTCTACTCCTTTTCTTCG GAATCACACTCGGAGCACCTTTTCCCAATGATTTATGTGGGGAAATGGCAGAGCCAAATAATTCTGTTACTATCAAAACCGAAGAATTCCTGTTGGAGAACGAAAATATTACCTTTGGTCTTCACAATATTCCGCACTTCATAAAACATCTCATTGCAAATGTGGACAGGGAGATCCCGGGAAAGAGAAACCCGAACACTTACAGCAAGAATTCTCAGAACTCCAAGAACAGTTCAGAAATGGATTATGTCCAGACAATGAGGTTTCTTATCGAGACCACTGGCAGATGGATTGGACTCCTTTCATAG